One Phaseolus vulgaris cultivar G19833 chromosome 11, P. vulgaris v2.0, whole genome shotgun sequence genomic window carries:
- the LOC137807476 gene encoding uncharacterized protein: MGDLDKDLCLFWKSVASANITFPTASIISFEFLEGQLEMHIDAMLGKGKLAELRAIARSHKLAAGSQTVPNSVVEIAISQGKTPPQGPTPSGALPAPERKKLALKRPKRKTTQVVSEEEDDDEATEDGLITKRKRVTTSTPPALPTPTPPSPPVPLETVKATPLAAAPIVIESGSPNYAEDPPSASTPFVSVGEGPPSTTSIAGAILGEDEGAQVSPTPIAEVPASPPRLEAPLAAQTQEGGGESQHQTPPAPPASASSLLDPFKETLGPFAAQLKIMAEDLPSLVSRAVKDSLKKLQEENSELKESNLMIKAELRNTRKEASDLRQKLHLQLQEKIDLESKLVPLRVKVADLEAARKAEASKVERIEKRSTDREILLGKVEADRDKALAELSQAREEATKVAAELAQARGESKKAIEELARAHEDKEGLKNQIHELEQSAAQILTSGFEAALEQMSCQYPELDLSMLSICNEVVDGKIVPFED, from the exons ATGGGAGATTTGGACAAAGACCTTTGTCTTTTCTGGAAAAGCGTGGCttctgccaacatcacctttcccactgcttcaataatctccttcgaattcctcgagggccaactcgaaATGCACATAG ACGCAATGTTGGGCAAAGGAAAActggctgaactgagggcgatcgcccgatcccacaaactcgcggcgggctcccaaactgtgcccaactcggtaGTGGAGATCGCCATCTCTCAAGGGAAAACTCCTCCCCAAGGTCCAACTCCTTCTGGGGCCCTACCCGCCCCAGAAAGGAAAAAACTGGCGTTGAAAAGACCAAAGAGGAAGACAACTCAGGTGGTGTCggaagaagaagacgacgacGAAGCCACTGAGGATGGTCTTATCACCAAGAGAAAAAGGGTAACCACCTCCACTCCACCTGCACTTCCAACGCCAACACCGCCATCACCTCCCGTTCCGTTGGAAACAGTCAAAGCAACACCACTGGCCGCCGCGCCCATAGTGATCGAGAGTGGTAGCCCTAATTATGCAGAGGAccctccgagcgcctctacaccgtttgtatctgttggagagggtcctccttccacCACATCCATCGCTGGGGCTATATTAGGAGAAGATGAGGGTGCTCAAGTTTCTCCAACGCCTATAGCGGAAGTTCcagcctcaccaccacgcctggaagccccccttgctgcacaaactcaagagggtggtggtgaaagccAACATCAAACTCCACCAGCACCTCCAGCATCAGCCTCAAGCCTCCTAGATCCCTTTAAAGAGACCTTGGGACCCTTCGCAGCTCAACTGAAGATCATGGCGGAAGATCTCCCTTCGCTGGTATCAAGAGCTGTGAAGGATTCACTCAAGAAGCTTCAAGAGGAAAACTCTGAGCTCAAGGAGTCGAATCTTATGATAAAG GCTGAGCTGAGGAATACACGCAAGGAAGCCTCTgatctgcgccaaaaactgcacctccaactCCAAGAGAAAATTGACTTGGAGAGCAAGTTGGTCCCACTCAGGGTCAAGGTGGCAGACTTGGAGGCTGCACGAAAGGCTGAAGCTTCCAAGGTGGAAAGAATTGAGAAGAGATCAACAGATAGGGAGATCCTTTTGGGGAAGGTCGAGGCAGACAGAGATAAGGCTCTCGCTGAGCTCTCCCAAGCTCGTGAGGAAGCTACAAAAGTTGCTGCAGAGCTTGCCCAAGCTCGAGGTGAGAGTAAGAAAGCTATTGAAGAACTTGCTCGAGCTCATGAGGACAAAGAAGGACTGAAGAACCAAATACATGAGCTCGAGCAGAGTGCTGCTCAAATCCTCACCTCTGGGTTCGAAGCCGCTCTGGAGCAAATGTCATGCCAATATCCTGAGCTCGACCTTTCCATGTTGTCAAtctgcaacgaagtggtggatgggaagattgtaCCTTTTGAAGACTAA